From the genome of Penaeus monodon isolate SGIC_2016 chromosome 11, NSTDA_Pmon_1, whole genome shotgun sequence:
gtgtgattgtgtgattgtgtgtgtgtgtgtgtgtgtgtgtgtgtgtgtgtgtgtgcgtgtgtgtgcgtgtgtgtgcgtgtgtgtgtgtgcgtttgtgtgcgtgtgcgtgtgcgtgtgcgtgtgtgtgtgtatacatatatatatatatatatatatatatatatatatttatatatatatatatatatatgtatatgtatatattatatattatatatatatatattatattcgtgtgtgtgtgtgtgtgtgtgtgtgtgtgtgtgtgtgtgtgtgtgtgtgtgtgtgtgtgtgtgtgtgtgtgtgtgcgtgtgtgtgtgcgtgtgtgtgcatgttttccaTCTGTTTTATCCACTGATACAAATGCAGCTTTACGCTGTCTCATGCTAAAACTTAGGACTATAGCGTTGGCTTTAACGGCGTTGCTTATTCGCCTGTGTACACTTTATCCAATAAAGTCTGGAGTGCAGTCGGATTCTCCGGCGGACGGCAATGTCGCACTTTTTAAAAGACAGTCGTGGGCCACTATTCTAACAGATGCAAGAACCGCAGCAGCAGGTTCGTCGGGAGATGGTGTTTCGCAGCGGCAAGGACTTCGGGGTCGTCGCAGGTAGCCAGTCTTGATAAGAGGCTGCTGAAGACGGCTGCTTCGTTGCCCTGGCGTTCCGAAGGCGTCAGGGAAACTTGGGCGCCAAGAGTGCAGCTGAGGGGCTTCTGTTCCTGTTGCTGCTGGGAGATGCGTTTGCTTATAGTGTCTTGGACGGATACGCGCATTTTAACGAAGTTTTCGGCTAGGGAGTTGATGACGTCAGTGAGGCTTTGTAGTGGCGGCTGTGCACGGAATTCTACGTACTGGTGTATTTCTGTTAGTTGCCGTGCTTCTCGCTGGCTCCTGATTATGACCTTTAGAATATCGGAACCATGCTGCCATCCATGCACAGCTATTAGGTAACGTGACAACAAAGCAAGGTAATGGCTTCGGGCCGTGGACGCAGACCTCGCGTTACTCAATCCTGGCTCGTCGTAGAACAAGGAGAGCACTTCTGTCAACAATGATACGTTAGAGTCGGCGTAGATGTGACAGTAATTCGTGTAAAACTTCATAATCGCCAAAAAATGCTCGTGTGTGACGATCTGGCGAAGCGTTGACGCCGAGAGAATTGGTAAGCAGGAGTTGGCTTGGGAAGCGTCACTACGCGGCCATGTGTACGTCCTAACGTCTATATGTTGTGCAGCTGAGATGTGGGTGCTGATTGCTACAGCTAGACGCAAGAGACGAGGCTTGTCACTCAAACATAACTGCTTAAAGAACGGTATCTTCGTGAAAAAATGAGTCTTGCGCTCTACAAACAGGCTGTATAGTTCCCATAATCCTTCGATTGTATCCGTGCCTACATGCTGGTGAAGATTTGACGTTAAGGTGCCAAGGTTCAGCTTGATGAGACCCATGAGCTCGTCGTAATCATTAGGCTTAAGAACAGTCTTCACCTCCTTGTCAGTCAAAATCTTTAAGGGGCGATCATACACAGGACTTTTCCGTCGGTCTTGTCGAAAGGAGGCTTTCATGGCTGCCACCAAGTCCATCACATTTTGGTCTTCTCTTGAAACGGATGAACCTTTCTTTCGACTTACATGACTGCTACTTCGTGAATCTTTAGTCGATTCTTCGTTATTCGGACTGGGTGAGGCTGGGTGTTTGCTGGGACGGAATGGTTTCCATAATGGATATGGACGGACAGGTTCATGCCATTCCCCCTTGACTTTGCTGTCACAGTTAGCAGGGAGTATCTGGCCTTTCGGATTTCCGGGAATGATGTGGCATTTGCCGTAAGCGCTACTGAGATCGGAAAAGTAAAAGCCCTCTAAGGAACATTCATTGATAATCGGTGAGTTTCCATAGCTGTAATGGTTATGTACTTGATGAGTGAGAATCATAGGGTTGGTGTTATTGAGCAATTCGGTTTGACTAGAGAGACCTGTCTTATCAGAGCTTTGATTGTTGCAATGACACTGGTTGGCTGCAGGAGTAAATGGGTAAATGTGAAAATGGCTGAGGTGGCTTTGGTTTGGATTCCTAGCGACTCCATACGCCTTTGTGTACCTAACGAAGGTTTCGTCCGCATCTGGACCGGCACCGGTTGTATGCCCTTCGCTTTCGCTCCTCCGCTGCACTCTCTTGAAGGCGTGGCCTCCCAACAGCACAGGATTAGCTCGCCGCGGGAGGTTCTCATTCAAGTGCAGAACCGCGGGGGGAACCATGGAGGCAGTTCGTTGGCAGTGGGCGTTGGATTCCTGGCCGCGAGGGGAGTCGCAGTTCCCCTCCAACCACGTCAGCATAGTCAGTCTAATGAAAACCCTGATTCCCTTTTTTGGGAGGAGGGCGGGTTATGCCTTAATTGT
Proteins encoded in this window:
- the LOC119578941 gene encoding uncharacterized protein LOC119578941, which gives rise to MLTWLEGNCDSPRGQESNAHCQRTASMVPPAVLHLNENLPRRANPVLLGGHAFKRVQRRSESEGHTTGAGPDADETFVRYTKAYGVARNPNQSHLSHFHIYPFTPAANQCHCNNQSSDKTGLSSQTELLNNTNPMILTHQVHNHYSYGNSPIINECSLEGFYFSDLSSAYGKCHIIPGNPKGQILPANCDSKVKGEWHEPVRPYPLWKPFRPSKHPASPSPNNEESTKDSRSSSHVSRKKGSSVSREDQNVMDLVAAMKASFRQDRRKSPVYDRPLKILTDKEVKTVLKPNDYDELMGLIKLNLGTLTSNLHQHVGTDTIEGLWELYSLFVERKTHFFTKIPFFKQLCLSDKPRLLRLAVAISTHISAAQHIDVRTYTWPRSDASQANSCLPILSASTLRQIVTHEHFLAIMKFYTNYCHIYADSNVSLLTEVLSLFYDEPGLSNARSASTARSHYLALLSRYLIAVHGWQHGSDILKVIIRSQREARQLTEIHQYVEFRAQPPLQSLTDVINSLAENFVKMRVSVQDTISKRISQQQQEQKPLSCTLGAQVSLTPSERQGNEAAVFSSLLSRLATCDDPEVLAAAKHHLPTNLLLRFLHLLE